The following coding sequences are from one Wenzhouxiangella sp. AB-CW3 window:
- a CDS encoding LysR family transcriptional regulator, which translates to MQDLNDLYYFAQVVDHGGFAPAGRALGVPKSKLSRRIAALEERLDARLLNRSTRHVSVTEIGRIYHQHCKAMLIQAEAAEEAIESLRSEPCGVVRISCPVALLDARVADILADYQQRHPRVELHLDATNRRVDVIEEGFDIAIRVRPPPLEDSDLILRTLADRGQCLVASPDLLEQHGRPDTPSDLAALPSLALGRAQHRHQWHLLGPDGSDVRINHHPRLVTRSMNSLRIAAVAGIGVVQLPTMMMSEELAQGRLVRVLEGWAPPREIIHAVFPSRRGLLPAVRGLIDFLAERFAALQED; encoded by the coding sequence GTGCAGGATCTCAACGATCTCTACTACTTCGCGCAGGTGGTCGACCATGGCGGTTTCGCACCCGCCGGTCGCGCGCTGGGCGTACCCAAGTCCAAGCTCAGCCGGCGCATCGCCGCGCTGGAGGAGCGCCTGGACGCGCGGCTTCTCAACCGATCGACCCGGCATGTCAGCGTCACCGAGATCGGGCGCATCTACCACCAGCACTGCAAGGCCATGCTCATCCAGGCCGAGGCCGCCGAAGAGGCCATTGAAAGCCTGCGCAGCGAACCCTGCGGCGTCGTGCGCATCAGTTGCCCGGTGGCCTTGCTCGATGCGCGCGTGGCCGACATATTGGCCGATTACCAACAACGCCACCCGCGGGTCGAACTGCATCTGGACGCCACCAACCGCCGCGTGGACGTGATCGAGGAAGGCTTCGATATCGCCATTCGTGTGCGCCCACCGCCGCTGGAGGACAGCGACCTGATATTGCGGACCCTGGCCGACCGCGGCCAGTGCCTCGTGGCCAGCCCGGATTTACTGGAACAACATGGCCGGCCCGATACGCCCTCCGACCTGGCCGCCCTGCCCAGCCTCGCCCTGGGCCGGGCCCAGCACCGCCACCAGTGGCACCTGCTCGGCCCCGACGGATCGGATGTGCGAATCAACCACCACCCGCGCCTGGTCACGCGCAGCATGAACAGCCTGCGGATTGCCGCCGTGGCCGGCATCGGCGTCGTCCAGTTGCCCACCATGATGATGAGCGAGGAACTCGCGCAGGGGCGGCTGGTGCGAGTGCTCGAAGGATGGGCGCCGCCGCGTGAGATCATTCACGCGGTGTTTCCCTCGCGTCGCGGCCTGCTGCCGGCGGTGCGCGGATTGATCGATTTTCTGGCCGAACGCTTCGCGGCCCTTCAGGAGGATTGA
- a CDS encoding pirin family protein, with protein MKSISGIYSAPPRHWVGDGFPVRSLFSYNSHGRHVSPFLLLDHAGPMDFEPAERPRGVGEHPHRGFETVTIVYEGEVEHRDSTGAGGRIGPGDVQWMTAGSGILHEEFHSQAFTRAGGTLEMVQLWVNLPAAHKMTDPSYQTLLDADIPAVDLPDGAGQVRVIAGELDGHRGPARTFTPMHVWDLRLNRDGAARLDLPAGWNGLLVVLRGTVQINDAEIAREGELVALGAEREGVVVESNNDATVLVLSGQPIDEPIVGHGPFVMNTEEEIRQALHDFSTGQFGAIPA; from the coding sequence ATGAAAAGCATCTCCGGAATCTACAGCGCACCGCCGCGTCACTGGGTGGGTGACGGCTTCCCCGTTCGTTCCCTGTTCTCGTACAACAGCCATGGCCGGCACGTCAGCCCGTTTCTGCTGCTCGATCACGCCGGCCCGATGGACTTCGAGCCGGCCGAAAGGCCGCGTGGCGTGGGCGAGCACCCGCATCGCGGCTTCGAGACGGTGACCATCGTTTATGAAGGCGAGGTCGAGCACAGGGACTCTACCGGCGCCGGCGGCAGGATCGGCCCGGGAGACGTTCAGTGGATGACCGCCGGCAGCGGCATTCTGCACGAGGAATTCCATTCGCAGGCATTCACCCGCGCCGGCGGCACCCTGGAGATGGTGCAGCTGTGGGTCAACCTGCCGGCCGCGCACAAGATGACCGATCCGTCCTACCAGACGCTGCTCGATGCCGATATTCCGGCGGTCGATCTACCCGATGGCGCCGGACAGGTGCGGGTCATCGCCGGCGAGCTTGACGGCCACCGCGGCCCGGCGCGCACCTTCACGCCAATGCACGTGTGGGATCTGCGGCTGAACCGTGACGGCGCCGCCCGGCTCGATCTGCCCGCGGGCTGGAACGGCCTGCTGGTGGTGCTTCGGGGCACGGTGCAAATCAACGATGCCGAGATTGCCCGCGAAGGCGAGCTCGTGGCGCTCGGTGCCGAGCGCGAAGGCGTGGTCGTGGAGTCCAACAACGACGCGACCGTGCTGGTGCTCTCGGGTCAGCCCATCGACGAGCCCATCGTCGGTCACGGCCCCTTCGTGATGAACACCGAAGAGGAGATCCGGCAGGCCCTGCACGACTTTTCCACCGGGCAGTTTGGCGCTATTCCCGCCTGA
- the sohB gene encoding protease SohB gives MEHLAEYAIFLAKLVTLLLAVLVVIAAIAGRMQRGQSGAPSPGSLEVRKLNEDYRRAAMTIKANLLPGKQFKAERKAEKARRKQQAADKRARLWVLDFHGDIRASALTGLREEITALLTTASEDDEVLVRLESAGGQVHAYGLAAAQLMRIRDRNIRLTVSVDKIAASGGYMMACVADRIIAAPFAILGSIGVIAQLPNFNRWLKERDIEYEQFMAGEHKRTVTLFGENTEEGRSKFQEEIEDVHALFKEFVGTHRPQVDLDEIATGEYWLGTRAIDHKLADELITSDDYLLKASEQADLFHLRWTGKQPWLARMLSQTANALVR, from the coding sequence ATGGAGCATCTCGCCGAATACGCCATCTTTCTGGCCAAACTGGTCACCTTGCTGCTGGCCGTGCTGGTCGTGATCGCCGCCATTGCCGGACGCATGCAGCGTGGTCAAAGCGGAGCGCCCTCGCCCGGCAGCCTGGAAGTGCGCAAGCTCAACGAAGACTACCGACGGGCAGCGATGACCATCAAGGCCAATCTGCTGCCGGGCAAACAGTTCAAGGCCGAGCGCAAGGCCGAGAAGGCACGTCGCAAGCAGCAGGCCGCTGACAAGCGGGCGCGCCTGTGGGTGCTCGATTTTCACGGCGATATCCGCGCCTCGGCACTGACCGGTCTACGAGAGGAAATCACCGCGCTGCTGACCACGGCAAGCGAGGACGACGAGGTACTGGTCAGGCTCGAATCCGCCGGTGGCCAGGTTCATGCCTACGGGCTGGCCGCCGCCCAGCTGATGCGAATTCGCGATCGCAATATCCGGCTGACCGTATCGGTCGACAAGATCGCCGCCAGCGGCGGCTACATGATGGCCTGCGTGGCCGACCGCATCATCGCCGCGCCGTTTGCCATCCTCGGCTCCATCGGAGTAATCGCCCAGCTGCCCAACTTCAACCGCTGGCTCAAGGAACGCGACATCGAATACGAGCAGTTCATGGCCGGGGAACACAAGCGTACCGTCACGCTTTTCGGCGAGAACACCGAGGAAGGCCGAAGCAAGTTCCAGGAAGAAATCGAGGACGTGCACGCGCTGTTCAAGGAATTCGTCGGCACTCACCGCCCGCAGGTCGACCTGGACGAGATCGCCACGGGTGAATACTGGCTCGGCACCCGCGCCATCGACCACAAGCTGGCCGACGAACTGATCACCAGCGACGACTACCTGCTGAAAGCCAGCGAACAGGCCGACCTGTTCCACCTGCGCTGGACCGGCAAGCAACCCTGGCTGGCGAGGATGCTGTCGCAGACCGCCAACGCCCTGGTTCGGTAG
- a CDS encoding Gfo/Idh/MocA family protein, whose product MPMTSCAVIGAGYLGKFHAQKYAALPNAELRAVVDVDRQAAQSSASECGCPALADYRELLGEVDAVSIAVPTVHHFEVARDFLSRGTHVLLEKPMTSTLDEARELNRIAREQDVVFQIGHLERFNSAFLDLADVDLAPLFIECHRLAPFKPRATDVNVVLDLMIHDIDLILGIVGSPVKSLAASGTPVLSKGIDIANARLEFENGCVANVTSSRVSMKSERKMRMFQSDAYISIDFQNSGLAIHRIGDKEMFPGVPEILREESTFEKNDALKAEIAAFLESIQQGVPVVVSGEDGERALETAIRITDMVQANYPGSNQ is encoded by the coding sequence ATGCCAATGACGTCCTGCGCCGTGATCGGCGCTGGCTACCTGGGGAAGTTCCATGCCCAGAAATATGCCGCATTGCCCAATGCCGAGCTGCGGGCCGTGGTCGATGTCGACCGCCAGGCCGCACAGTCAAGCGCATCGGAGTGCGGCTGCCCGGCCCTGGCCGACTACCGCGAGCTGCTCGGCGAGGTTGATGCGGTTTCCATTGCCGTACCCACGGTGCATCACTTCGAGGTGGCGCGCGACTTCCTGTCTCGCGGCACGCATGTGTTGCTGGAAAAGCCCATGACCAGCACGCTCGACGAGGCGCGCGAGCTCAACCGGATCGCTCGCGAGCAGGACGTCGTGTTCCAGATCGGTCACCTGGAGCGATTCAACTCGGCCTTTCTGGACCTGGCCGACGTCGACCTCGCGCCGCTTTTCATCGAGTGTCACCGGCTGGCCCCTTTCAAGCCCCGGGCGACCGATGTCAACGTGGTGCTGGATCTGATGATCCATGACATCGACCTCATCCTCGGTATCGTCGGCAGCCCGGTGAAATCGTTGGCCGCCAGCGGCACACCCGTGCTCTCGAAAGGCATTGATATTGCCAATGCGCGGCTGGAGTTCGAGAACGGCTGCGTGGCCAACGTCACCTCCAGCCGGGTCAGCATGAAATCGGAGCGCAAGATGCGCATGTTTCAGTCCGACGCCTATATCTCGATCGATTTTCAGAACTCCGGGCTGGCCATCCATCGCATCGGCGACAAGGAAATGTTCCCTGGCGTGCCTGAGATACTGCGCGAAGAGTCGACCTTCGAGAAGAACGACGCGCTCAAGGCCGAGATCGCCGCCTTCCTGGAATCCATTCAGCAGGGTGTGCCGGTGGTGGTCAGCGGCGAAGATGGCGAGCGCGCGCTGGAAACGGCCATCCGCATTACCGACATGGTGCAAGCCAACTATCCCGGATCAAATCAATGA
- a CDS encoding DegT/DnrJ/EryC1/StrS family aminotransferase: MNPIPMVDLELQYRQLENEINPAIADVLAGTRFILGPNVTEFEQEAADYLGVKHALGCASGTDALHLALRAAGIGPGDEVITTPFTFIATAEAIAYCGATPVFVDIDARTFNVDPEAARAAITDRTRALLPVHLFGQPADMAALQVLAEEHGLLLIEDCAQSFGAAIDGRQTGSFGLAGCFSFFPSKNLGCYGDGGLITTSDDQLFETLWTLRNHGRKAGDYYHEMVGYNSRLDEIQAAILRVKLARIDQFNEQRRRVAQAYGRLLGDTELVMPYEDGIGRHVYHQFTMLVPEQRREALMQALRDESIASAVYYPTPLHQQPAFADLGVHDGLPVSEEVSKRCLSLPVFPEMTDEQIERVSDCLKRAL; this comes from the coding sequence ATGAACCCGATTCCCATGGTTGACCTCGAGCTGCAATATCGTCAGCTCGAAAACGAAATCAACCCGGCCATTGCCGATGTGCTGGCCGGTACCCGTTTCATCCTGGGTCCCAATGTGACCGAGTTCGAACAGGAAGCAGCCGACTATCTGGGGGTGAAACATGCCCTGGGCTGCGCCTCTGGCACCGACGCCCTGCACCTAGCGCTGAGAGCGGCCGGTATAGGGCCCGGCGACGAGGTGATCACCACGCCGTTTACCTTCATCGCCACGGCCGAAGCCATCGCCTATTGCGGCGCCACCCCGGTATTCGTCGATATCGACGCGAGGACCTTCAATGTCGATCCGGAGGCCGCGCGTGCTGCGATCACGGACCGGACGCGGGCACTGCTGCCGGTTCACCTGTTCGGGCAGCCGGCCGACATGGCCGCGCTGCAGGTTCTGGCCGAGGAGCACGGGCTGTTGCTCATTGAGGACTGCGCACAGTCTTTCGGTGCCGCTATCGATGGCAGGCAGACCGGCTCATTCGGGCTGGCCGGCTGTTTCAGTTTCTTCCCCAGTAAGAACCTGGGTTGCTATGGCGACGGTGGACTGATCACCACCAGCGACGATCAGCTCTTCGAGACCCTGTGGACGCTGCGCAACCATGGGCGCAAGGCCGGCGACTACTACCACGAGATGGTGGGCTACAACAGTCGACTCGACGAGATCCAGGCCGCCATCCTGCGCGTCAAGCTCGCTCGTATCGATCAGTTCAATGAACAGCGCCGACGCGTGGCACAGGCCTACGGTCGCCTGCTGGGCGACACCGAGCTGGTGATGCCGTATGAGGACGGCATCGGTCGTCATGTCTACCACCAGTTCACCATGCTTGTGCCCGAACAGCGGCGCGAGGCCTTGATGCAGGCGCTCAGAGACGAGTCCATCGCCAGTGCCGTCTACTATCCGACACCGCTGCACCAGCAGCCGGCCTTTGCCGATCTGGGCGTGCACGATGGATTGCCGGTCAGCGAAGAAGTCAGCAAACGCTGCCTTTCGCTGCCGGTCTTTCCGGAGATGACCGACGAACAGATCGAGCGGGTCAGCGACTGCCTGAAACGAGCACTGTAG
- a CDS encoding thioredoxin → MIRSLWLALVPWLAVGPLMAGEQDQLQMLVFHSDICPHCQAQEPFLDALEAAHDGLVVQHYEVRQVAEHRQLFRAVAAAHQESADSVPAIFVGGRAWVGDSGLIRRQITAHVEHCLEQGDCPDSTRTDQVFEPGERARDPVAFDLPLVGTIDLMVQPLTLSTALIAFVDGFNPCSLWVLTILLALVIHSGSRKRILIVGLTFLAVTASIYGLFITGVFGAMNLVAMSGWLYPVVAVFALTFALVNIKDYFWFQRGLSFTIDERHKPGIYRRMRDLIRSGRSVTALIGATVLMAAGIAFIELPCTAGFPVIWSGIVASHDVDWLHFTFLLGLYLLIYLAIELVIFFIALATLRVDRFEERHGRILKLIGGIIMLALAGVLLLAPELMHDIRGALGVFFGALLVTAVILFFHRILLPRLGLHLGDE, encoded by the coding sequence ATGATCCGAAGTCTTTGGCTGGCGCTTGTGCCCTGGCTTGCCGTCGGGCCACTCATGGCCGGCGAGCAGGACCAGTTGCAGATGCTGGTCTTTCACAGCGACATCTGTCCACATTGCCAGGCCCAGGAACCCTTTCTCGATGCTCTGGAAGCGGCGCATGACGGTCTGGTGGTGCAACACTACGAGGTCAGGCAGGTTGCCGAACACCGCCAGCTTTTCCGCGCTGTGGCCGCGGCTCATCAGGAGAGTGCCGACTCGGTACCGGCCATCTTCGTGGGCGGGCGCGCCTGGGTGGGCGACAGCGGCCTGATCCGTCGGCAGATCACCGCTCATGTCGAGCACTGCCTTGAACAGGGCGATTGCCCGGACTCCACCCGAACCGATCAGGTGTTCGAACCTGGAGAGCGAGCTCGCGATCCGGTTGCCTTCGACCTGCCGTTGGTCGGCACCATCGACCTGATGGTCCAGCCGCTGACACTGTCGACGGCCCTGATCGCCTTTGTGGATGGCTTCAACCCCTGCTCGCTCTGGGTATTGACGATCCTGCTGGCGCTGGTGATCCATTCCGGTTCGCGCAAACGTATCCTGATCGTCGGGCTCACCTTTCTGGCGGTGACCGCCTCGATCTACGGCCTGTTCATCACCGGCGTATTCGGCGCCATGAACCTGGTTGCCATGTCGGGCTGGCTGTACCCTGTAGTGGCCGTGTTCGCGCTGACTTTTGCCCTGGTCAACATCAAGGATTACTTCTGGTTTCAGCGCGGCCTGTCGTTCACCATCGACGAGCGTCACAAGCCGGGGATCTACCGCCGCATGCGCGACCTGATCCGCAGCGGCCGGTCGGTGACCGCATTGATCGGGGCCACGGTTCTGATGGCTGCCGGAATCGCCTTCATCGAACTGCCGTGCACGGCCGGGTTTCCGGTGATCTGGAGCGGCATCGTGGCCAGCCACGATGTCGACTGGCTCCACTTCACATTCCTGCTGGGACTTTATCTTCTGATTTACCTGGCCATCGAGCTGGTCATCTTCTTTATCGCACTGGCCACGCTGCGGGTGGATCGGTTCGAGGAACGGCATGGCCGCATCCTCAAGCTGATCGGCGGCATCATCATGCTGGCGCTGGCCGGGGTCCTGCTGCTTGCTCCGGAGCTGATGCACGATATTCGTGGCGCCCTGGGCGTGTTTTTCGGGGCTTTGCTGGTGACTGCGGTGATTCTTTTCTTTCACCGAATCCTGCTGCCAAGGCTGGGCCTTCACCTCGGAGACGAGTAA
- a CDS encoding SLAC1 anion channel family protein encodes MTESRSEPLCAHVPLPLFASVMGIAGLGLVWRAAEEAWGLAPVVSVAATVAAAVVFVVLLALYVCKSVRYRSRVMVELAHPVRINFLPTLSINLILLGILSRPWLGPVSDGLWQAGALLQLILTIVIVNVWFEAERPADSINPAWFIPAVGNVLVPLAAIPSGQELVAWFFMSIGLFFWVILGTMVFYRLVTKPPMQPPMQPTLVVMLAPPSVAFLSWLQIAGELNGPGYFFYAVALLTFLVLLPQLPRFFRLPFFPSWWAYTFPLAAFTVSSLAFVEQYGLEPGAIQIGLVALTTAVILLVAGRTIVAVARGEMSKH; translated from the coding sequence ATGACTGAATCCCGTTCCGAACCTCTCTGTGCCCATGTGCCGCTGCCGTTGTTTGCCTCGGTCATGGGGATTGCCGGGCTCGGGCTGGTCTGGCGTGCAGCGGAGGAGGCCTGGGGGCTGGCGCCGGTGGTGTCGGTTGCGGCCACGGTGGCGGCCGCCGTGGTCTTTGTCGTTTTGCTGGCGCTTTATGTCTGCAAGTCGGTTCGCTATCGTTCCAGGGTCATGGTGGAGCTGGCCCACCCGGTGCGCATCAATTTTCTGCCGACACTTTCGATCAACCTCATTCTGCTGGGCATACTGTCCAGACCCTGGCTGGGGCCAGTGTCCGACGGGCTGTGGCAGGCCGGTGCATTGCTGCAGCTGATTCTGACCATTGTCATCGTCAATGTCTGGTTCGAGGCCGAGCGTCCGGCGGATTCGATCAACCCTGCCTGGTTCATACCGGCGGTTGGCAATGTGCTGGTGCCGCTGGCCGCGATACCTTCCGGGCAGGAGTTGGTGGCCTGGTTTTTCATGAGTATCGGTCTGTTTTTCTGGGTCATTCTGGGCACGATGGTGTTCTACCGACTGGTCACCAAGCCTCCCATGCAGCCCCCCATGCAGCCAACGCTGGTAGTGATGCTGGCGCCCCCCTCGGTGGCCTTTCTGTCCTGGCTCCAGATCGCCGGTGAGCTCAACGGGCCGGGCTATTTCTTCTACGCCGTTGCGCTGCTTACATTTCTTGTGCTGCTCCCACAGCTACCGCGGTTTTTCCGTCTGCCCTTTTTCCCGTCCTGGTGGGCCTATACCTTTCCATTGGCGGCGTTCACCGTGTCCAGTCTGGCGTTTGTCGAGCAGTACGGTTTGGAGCCGGGGGCAATTCAGATTGGATTGGTGGCATTGACTACCGCGGTGATTCTGCTTGTCGCCGGCCGGACCATCGTGGCTGTTGCCCGGGGAGAAATGAGCAAGCACTGA
- a CDS encoding cupin domain-containing protein produces MSKVDQSIVPIVREAMNNDAFRDEVMTGKECQVVLMSIRPGEEIGSEVHDDHDQILVFVEGNGQAVLDGQVREVGTNDLVFVHAGVEHNFINTGTRPLKLYTVYAPPEHPAGTRHESKDEAEGG; encoded by the coding sequence ATGAGTAAAGTCGATCAGTCCATCGTTCCCATAGTTCGGGAGGCAATGAACAATGATGCCTTTCGCGATGAGGTGATGACCGGCAAGGAGTGCCAGGTCGTGCTGATGAGTATCAGGCCTGGCGAGGAGATTGGCTCGGAGGTGCACGATGATCATGACCAGATCCTGGTCTTCGTCGAAGGCAACGGCCAGGCCGTGCTCGATGGCCAGGTGCGTGAAGTGGGAACCAACGATCTGGTCTTCGTTCATGCCGGGGTCGAGCACAACTTCATCAATACCGGGACTCGGCCGCTGAAACTCTACACTGTGTACGCACCACCCGAGCATCCGGCTGGTACTCGCCATGAAAGCAAGGACGAGGCGGAAGGTGGCTGA
- a CDS encoding bifunctional 4-hydroxy-2-oxoglutarate aldolase/2-dehydro-3-deoxy-phosphogluconate aldolase yields MTPTDFVNRLRQTRASAILRTDSAEAAIGAMEAAVRGGFTICEFTLTIPDVYDLIGEFSRRHPDVIVGAGTVLEVDEARRAVEAGARFLVSPVVDEAVIGAATELDVAAMPGTHTPTEMLRAHRAGAPLQKLFPAPGIGPDFVKACLGPMPFLNIVPTHGVTRDNASKWLEAGALAVGYVAPLFDPELVLAHDFDALEQRARELLGAL; encoded by the coding sequence ATGACTCCCACAGATTTTGTCAACCGACTCCGCCAGACCCGCGCTTCGGCCATCCTCAGAACCGATTCGGCCGAAGCGGCCATCGGCGCCATGGAGGCGGCGGTGCGCGGTGGATTCACCATCTGCGAGTTCACCCTGACCATCCCCGATGTCTACGATCTCATCGGTGAATTTTCACGGCGCCACCCGGATGTCATCGTTGGCGCCGGTACCGTGCTGGAAGTCGACGAGGCCCGGCGGGCGGTCGAGGCCGGTGCCCGCTTCCTGGTTTCGCCCGTCGTCGACGAGGCCGTCATTGGTGCCGCCACAGAGCTTGACGTGGCCGCCATGCCGGGCACACACACACCCACCGAAATGCTGCGCGCGCATCGCGCCGGCGCACCGCTTCAAAAGCTGTTTCCAGCCCCCGGAATCGGCCCTGATTTCGTCAAGGCCTGCCTGGGGCCCATGCCCTTCCTCAACATCGTGCCCACCCACGGCGTGACCCGGGACAATGCCAGCAAATGGCTGGAAGCCGGCGCCCTGGCCGTGGGCTATGTCGCCCCTCTGTTCGACCCGGAACTCGTCCTTGCCCACGATTTCGATGCCCTTGAGCAACGAGCCCGGGAGCTGCTGGGAGCGCTTTGA
- the murB gene encoding UDP-N-acetylmuramate dehydrogenase, protein MKTPPPEIITDADITALSSFRLPARARELILLNHPDQLGQMPPTELRELMLGGGSNTVFIGDWPGRILLNRLSGVSFEPVDDEQVLVTAAGGENWHRLVVRCIRRGLHGLENLIMIPGSVGAAPMQNIGAYGIELAEVFERLRAWDRQTGRMRTFEREDCAFAYRDSYFKSIAPERFLITSVTVRVSRRFQPQTGYASLKNAMDAAGIRQPTPEQLAAHVMRLRRHRLPDPARMPNAGSFFKNPVLEANHAEQVLRDHPDLPHWPMPDGDIKLGAGAMIERLGWKGRSVGDAAVYDRHALVLVNRGQAKASDLKTLIQAIIDSVQQTYGLRLEPEPRLMGPQTS, encoded by the coding sequence ATGAAGACACCGCCGCCTGAAATCATCACCGACGCCGACATCACGGCACTGAGCAGTTTCCGACTGCCGGCCCGCGCCAGGGAACTGATCCTTCTGAACCACCCCGACCAGCTTGGCCAAATGCCACCCACCGAGCTTCGGGAGCTGATGCTCGGCGGAGGCTCCAATACCGTGTTCATCGGTGACTGGCCCGGCCGGATTCTGCTCAACCGCTTGTCAGGCGTGAGTTTCGAGCCCGTAGACGACGAACAGGTGCTGGTCACGGCCGCAGGCGGGGAAAACTGGCACCGGCTGGTCGTCCGCTGCATCCGGCGCGGGCTGCACGGGCTGGAGAACCTGATCATGATTCCCGGCTCGGTAGGTGCGGCGCCCATGCAGAACATCGGTGCCTACGGCATCGAACTGGCCGAGGTTTTCGAACGGCTCAGGGCCTGGGATCGCCAGACCGGTCGGATGCGAACCTTCGAACGCGAGGACTGCGCGTTCGCCTATCGCGACAGCTATTTCAAATCCATTGCTCCCGAACGCTTCCTGATCACTTCGGTCACGGTCCGGGTGTCGCGCCGCTTCCAGCCACAGACCGGGTATGCCAGTCTCAAGAATGCCATGGACGCAGCCGGCATTCGCCAGCCCACGCCGGAACAACTGGCCGCACACGTCATGCGACTGCGGCGCCACCGCCTGCCCGATCCGGCACGGATGCCCAACGCCGGCAGCTTTTTCAAGAATCCCGTGCTGGAGGCGAATCACGCCGAGCAGGTGCTACGTGACCACCCCGACCTGCCCCACTGGCCCATGCCTGACGGGGACATCAAACTCGGCGCCGGCGCCATGATCGAGCGCCTGGGGTGGAAAGGCCGGTCGGTCGGCGATGCCGCCGTCTATGACCGCCATGCACTGGTCCTGGTCAACCGCGGCCAGGCCAAGGCAAGCGACCTCAAGACACTGATCCAGGCCATCATCGATTCCGTGCAACAGACCTATGGTCTCCGACTGGAACCCGAACCCCGACTCATGGGCCCGCAAACATCTTAG
- a CDS encoding quinone-dependent dihydroorotate dehydrogenase yields MYTWLRNGLFLLPPEMAHDVALNALSAGRFVGLPRLVGGCPRSAPVELMGLSFPNPVGLAAGLDKNGDHIYALGQLGFGFVEVGTVTPRPQPGNPKPRMFRLPEHQALINRLGFNNKGVDHLVDRLKSTRYDGIIGANIGKQKDTPVDEAAADYRFCLEKVHPHCHYITVNISSPNTANLRELQDTGHLREFLDELVRARNSLDESNETCRPLLIKIAPDWEPAALTASLEVIATSGIDGLITTNTTLDRTRVAGHAHADEAGGLSGAPVKSLADATLRRAREVLGTDFPIIGLGGITRGEDAADKRRCGADLVQIYTGFIYQGPRLVHDCIRAWQTVDEDTAA; encoded by the coding sequence ATGTATACCTGGCTGAGAAACGGACTCTTTCTTCTCCCCCCGGAGATGGCGCACGATGTCGCGCTGAATGCGCTGTCGGCGGGCCGCTTCGTTGGCCTGCCGCGGTTGGTGGGTGGTTGTCCGCGTTCGGCGCCTGTTGAGCTGATGGGACTGAGCTTTCCCAACCCGGTCGGGCTGGCGGCCGGGCTGGACAAGAACGGGGACCATATCTATGCACTCGGCCAGCTCGGCTTCGGCTTTGTCGAAGTCGGCACGGTCACGCCCAGGCCCCAGCCGGGCAACCCGAAGCCGCGCATGTTCCGGCTGCCCGAACACCAGGCGCTGATCAATCGCCTGGGCTTCAACAACAAGGGAGTCGACCATCTGGTCGATCGATTGAAGTCCACCCGCTACGACGGAATTATCGGCGCCAATATCGGCAAACAGAAGGACACGCCGGTGGACGAGGCAGCGGCGGATTACCGCTTCTGCCTGGAAAAGGTTCACCCGCACTGCCACTACATCACGGTCAACATCTCCTCGCCCAATACCGCCAACCTGCGCGAACTGCAGGACACCGGGCACCTGCGCGAGTTTCTCGACGAACTGGTCCGCGCACGCAACAGCCTGGACGAGTCAAATGAAACCTGCCGCCCCTTGCTGATCAAGATCGCCCCGGACTGGGAACCGGCCGCGCTGACCGCGTCCCTGGAAGTGATAGCCACCTCGGGCATCGATGGACTGATCACCACCAACACCACGCTGGACCGAACCCGGGTGGCCGGCCATGCCCACGCCGACGAAGCCGGAGGACTCAGTGGGGCGCCGGTCAAATCCCTGGCCGATGCCACGCTCAGGCGTGCACGCGAAGTCCTGGGTACCGACTTCCCCATCATTGGCCTGGGCGGCATAACCCGTGGCGAGGATGCCGCGGACAAGCGGCGCTGCGGTGCCGATCTGGTCCAGATCTACACCGGCTTCATCTACCAGGGCCCGAGGCTGGTCCATGACTGCATTCGCGCCTGGCAGACTGTCGATGAAGACACCGCCGCCTGA